One Fuerstiella marisgermanici DNA window includes the following coding sequences:
- the pduL gene encoding phosphate propanoyltransferase: MTTLQRSDIEDIVRRVLASQSPSSFGSSPSNGIPVLRGSGTNSTEHAVAAAAHRNPLVVNISARHVHLTQEHVEILYGPGATLTPEKDLYQDGYYAASETVAVVGPRRRMIPNVRVLGPCRDDSQVELAFTDGISLGIDLPVRISGDVQGTPGCVLVGPKGVVELQQGVIRAMRHVHMGPADLVHYGVKNKDTIHLRVESPGCTTVLEDLTVRAGDNIKLEVHLDTDEGNAINLEKATKVDLVKPEPCACKH, from the coding sequence ATGACAACTCTGCAGCGTTCTGACATTGAAGATATCGTTCGGCGTGTATTGGCCAGTCAGTCGCCAAGCTCGTTCGGAAGTTCGCCCAGCAACGGCATTCCCGTTTTACGTGGCAGCGGCACGAACAGCACCGAGCACGCCGTGGCCGCAGCCGCTCACCGCAACCCGCTGGTTGTCAACATCTCTGCTCGCCACGTGCACCTGACTCAGGAACACGTTGAAATTCTTTACGGCCCAGGCGCCACGCTGACTCCTGAAAAGGATCTTTACCAGGACGGCTACTACGCCGCATCCGAAACCGTCGCCGTCGTTGGCCCGCGCCGCCGCATGATTCCAAACGTCCGCGTCCTCGGGCCTTGCCGAGATGATTCGCAGGTCGAACTCGCATTCACCGACGGCATTTCACTGGGCATTGATCTGCCCGTTCGAATCAGTGGCGACGTGCAGGGAACCCCGGGCTGCGTGCTGGTTGGCCCGAAAGGTGTGGTCGAACTGCAGCAAGGCGTTATTCGAGCCATGCGACACGTTCACATGGGTCCGGCAGACCTGGTTCACTATGGCGTGAAGAACAAAGACACGATTCACCTGCGAGTGGAATCGCCCGGCTGCACAACGGTGCTGGAAGACTTAACGGTGCGAGCAGGCGACAACATCAAGCTGGAAGTCCACCTGGACACAGACGAAGGCAATGCCATCAATCTCGAAAAAGCAACCAAGGTAGATTTGGTAAAACCGGAACCGTGTGCGTGTAAACATTAA
- a CDS encoding BMC domain-containing protein codes for MAKQMEALGMIETKGFVCMLEAVDTMLKAANVTMVGWDKVGSGLVTSFIVGDVGAVKAAIDAGAQAASKLGEVVSVEVIPRPHEELVAVLPKAKKAS; via the coding sequence ATGGCAAAACAGATGGAAGCTCTGGGAATGATCGAAACGAAGGGCTTCGTGTGCATGCTCGAAGCCGTCGACACGATGCTCAAAGCAGCAAACGTAACAATGGTCGGTTGGGACAAGGTCGGAAGCGGCCTGGTCACCTCCTTCATCGTGGGTGACGTCGGAGCCGTAAAAGCTGCGATCGACGCGGGTGCTCAAGCCGCCTCCAAACTGGGCGAAGTCGTCAGCGTGGAAGTGATTCCTCGACCGCACGAAGAGCTCGTCGCCGTACTGCCAAAGGCAAAGAAGGCGTCGTAA
- a CDS encoding BMC domain-containing protein, translating to MSEAIGMIETKGLVAQIQASDAMLKSANVTLVKQVQIGGAFVTTVIKGDVGSVRAAVDAGAAAASQSGELVSAHLIPRPEQTLLDQFV from the coding sequence ATGTCCGAAGCAATTGGAATGATTGAAACCAAAGGCCTGGTCGCTCAGATTCAGGCGTCCGACGCGATGCTGAAGTCTGCAAACGTAACTTTGGTCAAGCAGGTACAGATCGGTGGCGCGTTTGTCACGACTGTGATCAAAGGCGATGTCGGCTCTGTCCGAGCGGCCGTGGATGCCGGGGCCGCTGCGGCGTCTCAAAGTGGCGAACTGGTGAGCGCTCACCTGATTCCTCGCCCTGAGCAGACGCTGCTGGATCAGTTTGTTTAA
- a CDS encoding acetate/propionate family kinase: MKVLVANLGSTSFKYRLFDISNETELARGGIDRIGEASSHCFVEIGDHKAEVDQNIPDHAAAVSICLQQLTDSEHGCLKSVEEVAGIGFKAVFAGDLSGVRVVNEELLQKMEALSDIAPAHNPPYVNAMRQLQSAFPSMPLVAALETGFHETIPFEHRAYAVPYEWYTDHEIRRWGFHGASHRFIAGRVAEILKRDDLKIISCHLGGSASICAIADGKSQATSMGMSPQGGLPNNNRVGDFDAYAIPVIMKATGLTFEQVLQEMSSKGGLLGISGLSADCRDLEEAAADGHDRAEKALKLFEASIRSYVGGYMALLGGIDVIVFTGGIGENSERIRTNVCRDMQWAGIELDAAKNSAVKRNTEVCISADNSKVQAWVIPTNEELVVARQTANAIA, translated from the coding sequence ATGAAAGTTCTCGTCGCCAATTTAGGCTCCACCAGCTTCAAGTACCGCCTGTTCGACATCTCGAACGAAACGGAACTTGCTCGTGGTGGCATTGATCGCATCGGAGAAGCGAGCAGTCACTGTTTCGTGGAAATCGGCGACCATAAGGCGGAGGTCGATCAGAACATTCCGGACCACGCTGCCGCTGTCAGCATTTGTCTGCAGCAGCTGACGGATTCGGAGCATGGTTGCCTGAAGAGCGTCGAAGAAGTCGCTGGCATCGGTTTCAAAGCCGTGTTCGCTGGCGACCTCAGTGGTGTGCGTGTGGTCAATGAGGAGCTGCTACAGAAGATGGAAGCGTTGTCGGATATTGCTCCGGCACACAACCCGCCGTACGTGAACGCTATGCGGCAGTTGCAGTCAGCGTTTCCAAGCATGCCATTGGTGGCGGCTCTGGAAACAGGTTTTCACGAAACGATTCCGTTCGAACACCGAGCCTACGCGGTTCCTTACGAATGGTACACGGACCACGAAATTCGCCGCTGGGGATTCCATGGAGCCAGTCACCGGTTCATCGCCGGGCGAGTGGCAGAAATCCTGAAACGTGACGACCTGAAAATCATCAGCTGCCACCTGGGCGGAAGTGCGTCGATTTGTGCGATTGCCGATGGCAAGAGCCAGGCCACATCGATGGGCATGAGTCCTCAGGGAGGCCTTCCAAATAACAATCGCGTCGGTGATTTCGATGCCTACGCGATTCCGGTGATCATGAAGGCGACGGGGCTCACGTTCGAGCAGGTACTGCAGGAAATGAGCTCCAAAGGCGGCCTGTTGGGCATCAGTGGTTTAAGCGCCGACTGTCGTGATTTGGAAGAGGCGGCGGCCGATGGACACGATCGAGCTGAAAAAGCACTTAAGCTGTTTGAGGCATCGATTCGGTCTTATGTCGGAGGTTACATGGCGTTGCTGGGTGGCATTGACGTGATCGTCTTCACCGGCGGCATCGGAGAAAACAGCGAACGCATTCGAACAAACGTCTGCCGCGACATGCAGTGGGCAGGAATAGAACTGGACGCGGCGAAGAACTCAGCCGTCAAACGAAACACAGAAGTCTGCATCAGTGCTGACAACAGCAAGGTGCAGGCGTGGGTGATCCCCACAAACGAAGAACTGGTTGTAGCACGGCAAACGGCAAACGCTATTGCGTGA
- a CDS encoding EutN/CcmL family microcompartment protein has product MFLARITGSVVSTQKVEELVGQKLLIVEPLRVNEKDQSDLQPTGRSFITVDTVGAGKGEVVLCVQGSSARFTPGTKTLPIDCAIVGIVDSVTLKEKQIYEGGDV; this is encoded by the coding sequence ATGTTCCTAGCACGTATCACAGGCAGTGTTGTTTCGACGCAAAAGGTCGAAGAACTGGTCGGTCAGAAACTTCTGATCGTCGAGCCACTGCGGGTCAACGAGAAAGATCAGAGCGACCTGCAACCGACAGGCCGATCGTTCATCACCGTTGACACAGTTGGTGCCGGCAAGGGTGAAGTGGTGCTCTGCGTGCAGGGCAGCAGTGCTCGATTCACGCCAGGAACGAAAACACTACCTATCGACTGTGCCATCGTCGGCATCGTCGATTCGGTGACACTAAAAGAGAAACAGATTTACGAAGGCGGAGATGTGTAG
- a CDS encoding aldehyde dehydrogenase family protein, translated as MQATEQAVRQIVQEVLTQISSNSTSLGRTNGHSNGASGNWGVFNDVDQAVAAAQKGFEQLSAAPMTDRAKAIDIVKTMCDEQAEELGRLEFEETKIGRLEHKIGKLKVIKSVPGIEFLKTEAVSGSLGLTITEYAPFGVIGAITPVTHSLPTLAANFVNMVAAGNTVVVNPHPSGKRIAAEGVRRFNKAIYEATGLQNLLTIIGEPTIESAQAIFDHRGVKVLVVTGGPGVARAALSSPKRAIVAGPGNPPVVVDATADINNAAKSIVDGAAFDNNLLCIAEKEVFAVNEIFAPLMNAVSQNGGYRLNAQQVAQFTAKAFTPPKDANDDYHLNRDFIGMDASWLAAQIGLTIPPETLILYGETDEHNPFVPVEQMMPFVPFVRANCADHAIDLAKKYEHGFGHTAIIHSRDVRTITKMGRIMNTTLFVKNGPCMAGLGLGGEGFPSFSIATPTGEGVTSPMTFTRQRRCAMVEDLRII; from the coding sequence ATGCAAGCCACCGAACAAGCCGTCCGCCAGATTGTCCAGGAAGTCCTCACTCAGATTTCCAGCAATAGCACATCACTCGGACGAACCAATGGCCATTCCAATGGAGCGTCCGGAAACTGGGGCGTCTTCAACGACGTCGACCAGGCCGTCGCGGCTGCTCAGAAGGGTTTTGAACAACTAAGTGCGGCCCCGATGACCGATCGCGCCAAAGCGATCGATATCGTCAAAACCATGTGTGACGAACAGGCCGAGGAACTGGGGCGTCTGGAATTCGAAGAAACCAAAATCGGACGACTCGAACACAAAATTGGCAAGCTAAAAGTCATCAAGTCCGTGCCCGGCATTGAGTTCCTCAAGACAGAAGCCGTCAGCGGATCGCTCGGTCTGACCATCACCGAATACGCTCCATTCGGCGTCATCGGCGCTATCACGCCTGTCACACATTCGCTGCCTACCCTGGCTGCAAACTTTGTCAACATGGTGGCCGCCGGCAACACCGTTGTCGTGAATCCGCATCCGAGCGGCAAACGCATTGCCGCTGAAGGTGTGCGACGTTTCAACAAAGCCATCTACGAAGCCACAGGCCTGCAAAATCTGCTGACCATCATTGGCGAACCGACAATTGAATCGGCTCAGGCAATCTTCGATCACCGGGGCGTGAAGGTTTTGGTTGTCACCGGCGGCCCGGGCGTTGCTCGAGCGGCTCTCAGCAGCCCCAAGCGAGCCATCGTGGCTGGTCCTGGAAACCCACCAGTCGTCGTCGACGCCACGGCCGACATCAACAACGCCGCCAAGTCCATCGTTGATGGAGCAGCCTTCGACAACAACCTGCTGTGCATCGCCGAAAAAGAAGTCTTCGCCGTCAACGAAATCTTCGCCCCGCTGATGAATGCGGTCAGTCAGAACGGCGGCTACCGCCTGAACGCTCAACAGGTCGCGCAGTTCACCGCCAAGGCATTCACTCCGCCGAAAGACGCCAACGACGACTATCACCTGAATCGCGACTTCATCGGCATGGACGCGTCATGGCTGGCCGCTCAAATTGGCCTGACGATTCCGCCGGAAACTTTGATCCTGTACGGCGAAACCGATGAACACAACCCGTTTGTCCCCGTCGAGCAGATGATGCCATTCGTGCCTTTCGTTCGAGCCAACTGTGCAGACCACGCGATTGACCTCGCAAAGAAATATGAACACGGCTTCGGCCACACGGCGATCATCCATTCACGAGACGTTCGTACGATCACCAAGATGGGCCGCATTATGAACACAACGCTGTTCGTCAAGAATGGCCCCTGCATGGCGGGACTCGGACTTGGCGGCGAAGGCTTTCCATCATTCAGCATCGCGACACCAACAGGGGAAGGCGTCACCAGTCCAATGACCTTCACTCGACAACGCCGATGCGCAATGGTTGAGGACCTGAGAATTATCTAA
- a CDS encoding EutN/CcmL family microcompartment protein codes for MQSALVIGNATATVKHPSLDGWRLIVLQPLDIRDEADGFPVLAIDQLGAGKGDRIFFTSDGKYIRDMTGRDDCPIRFAVQGMIDQ; via the coding sequence ATGCAATCAGCTCTCGTCATCGGAAACGCAACTGCCACAGTGAAGCACCCTTCACTGGATGGCTGGCGGCTGATTGTTCTGCAGCCACTGGATATCCGCGACGAAGCCGATGGGTTTCCAGTATTGGCGATCGATCAACTCGGAGCAGGCAAGGGTGACAGAATTTTTTTTACCAGCGACGGCAAATACATTCGTGACATGACCGGACGAGACGACTGCCCCATACGGTTCGCAGTACAGGGGATGATTGACCAATAA
- a CDS encoding EutN/CcmL family microcompartment protein: MRIMECIGKVTLSKCHPTLDGASWKLAVPLMHDGLLGKESGRTERIVIFDELGAGHGSLMAVSESAEAAAAFHPNTKPIDGYNAAILDHINVT, encoded by the coding sequence ATGAGGATCATGGAATGCATTGGCAAGGTCACTCTGTCGAAGTGCCACCCAACGCTGGACGGAGCGTCGTGGAAGCTGGCCGTGCCTTTGATGCATGACGGTTTGCTGGGTAAGGAATCCGGACGAACGGAGCGAATTGTAATTTTTGACGAATTAGGAGCCGGTCATGGCAGTCTGATGGCTGTCAGCGAAAGTGCCGAAGCAGCAGCCGCCTTTCACCCGAATACAAAACCCATCGACGGTTACAACGCGGCAATTCTAGATCACATCAACGTTACATAG
- a CDS encoding class II aldolase/adducin family protein: MSTWNSGINDRQLKEDICEIGRRLYNKGFAAANDGNISIRVGDDAVLCSPTMICKGFMKPEDICAVDMNGDQIAGKRKRTSEVLLHLEIMRNRPDVKSVVHCHPPHATAFAIANEPIPQCILPEVEVFMGEVPIAPYETPGDQKFAETVTPFLKATNTVILKNHGTVSFGKSVEDAYWKTEILDAYCRMLLLAKQMGSVEYLNEQKSRELLDLKKKWGFDDPRFHNEDCDLCGNSAFREGYKENIPVQRAFPKAPDYPGIMQEACGTACETPAGGASEDLVQMITNQVLAALGK; this comes from the coding sequence ATGAGTACCTGGAACAGCGGAATCAACGATCGACAACTGAAAGAAGACATCTGCGAAATCGGACGTCGTCTGTACAACAAAGGGTTTGCCGCAGCGAATGACGGCAACATCAGCATTCGAGTCGGCGACGACGCGGTGTTGTGTTCGCCCACAATGATTTGCAAAGGCTTCATGAAGCCCGAAGACATTTGTGCGGTCGACATGAACGGCGATCAGATCGCAGGCAAACGGAAGCGCACAAGTGAGGTCCTGCTGCATCTGGAAATCATGCGGAACCGACCGGACGTTAAGTCTGTTGTGCATTGCCACCCGCCTCACGCAACTGCCTTCGCGATCGCCAACGAACCAATTCCTCAGTGCATCCTGCCGGAAGTCGAGGTCTTCATGGGCGAAGTTCCGATCGCTCCTTACGAAACGCCCGGCGATCAGAAGTTCGCGGAAACGGTTACGCCATTTCTAAAGGCCACCAACACCGTCATTCTAAAGAATCACGGCACCGTCAGCTTCGGCAAGAGCGTCGAAGATGCATACTGGAAGACGGAAATCCTGGACGCATACTGCCGCATGCTGTTGCTGGCGAAGCAGATGGGTTCCGTCGAATACCTGAACGAACAAAAGAGCCGCGAGTTGCTTGACCTCAAAAAGAAATGGGGCTTCGACGATCCTCGCTTCCACAACGAAGACTGTGACCTGTGCGGCAACAGTGCGTTTCGAGAAGGCTACAAAGAAAACATTCCCGTTCAGCGAGCGTTCCCCAAAGCACCGGACTACCCCGGAATCATGCAGGAAGCCTGCGGCACAGCCTGCGAAACACCAGCCGGCGGGGCAAGCGAAGACCTGGTCCAGATGATCACCAACCAGGTGCTGGCGGCATTGGGGAAATAA
- a CDS encoding malate dehydrogenase yields the protein MKVSIIGGGGLVGSCAGFALQAGKIVKEISLVDVNQELCEGQALDLIHGASLMAPQKITSGGTEQCKDSDVVVITAGLRRKPDESRLDLINRNVALFKNILADVKQHGLKKDAIVFVVSNPVDVLTYLAVKNLGLPASQVIGLGTVLDTTRLRSMLALRLDVPATQVNVTIFGEHGDSMVPIWSQAQIANLPLDKFPGVTPSLIAEVEKKTRGSGAEVIKKKGGAGFAVGVSIADVVHSIALDDERILPISSLQNGAYGINDVCLSVPTVVGRSGVNSHIEVDLWSKEKTALQKSGSVLRDTVDKVLKG from the coding sequence ATGAAAGTCAGCATAATTGGTGGTGGTGGTCTGGTTGGTTCCTGTGCAGGGTTTGCTCTGCAGGCCGGTAAGATCGTCAAAGAAATTTCCCTTGTCGACGTGAACCAGGAACTCTGCGAAGGCCAGGCTCTGGACCTTATTCATGGAGCATCCCTGATGGCTCCTCAGAAGATTACTTCCGGCGGCACGGAACAATGCAAAGACAGCGATGTCGTTGTCATCACGGCTGGACTACGTCGTAAGCCGGACGAAAGCCGCCTGGACCTGATCAACCGCAACGTCGCACTCTTTAAGAATATTCTGGCGGATGTGAAGCAGCACGGATTGAAGAAGGACGCCATCGTTTTCGTGGTGTCCAATCCCGTGGACGTGCTGACATACCTTGCCGTCAAAAATCTTGGCCTTCCGGCATCTCAGGTCATTGGTCTGGGAACGGTTCTGGACACAACTCGGCTGCGAAGCATGCTTGCCCTTCGCCTGGATGTCCCGGCGACTCAGGTCAACGTCACGATCTTCGGCGAACACGGCGACAGCATGGTGCCGATCTGGTCCCAGGCTCAGATCGCCAACCTGCCTCTCGACAAGTTCCCAGGTGTCACGCCTTCCTTAATCGCCGAAGTCGAAAAGAAGACTCGTGGCAGTGGAGCCGAAGTCATTAAGAAGAAGGGCGGAGCTGGCTTTGCCGTCGGTGTGTCCATTGCCGACGTTGTCCACAGCATTGCATTGGACGACGAACGCATCCTGCCTATCAGCTCGCTGCAAAACGGAGCGTACGGCATCAACGACGTGTGCCTATCCGTCCCAACAGTTGTCGGTCGCAGCGGCGTGAACAGCCACATCGAAGTGGATCTGTGGAGCAAAGAAAAAACGGCGCTGCAGAAAAGCGGAAGCGTTCTGCGAGACACCGTTGATAAAGTGCTGAAGGGTTAG
- a CDS encoding RidA family protein, whose protein sequence is MSADQKAKELGISLEAQEPGYLNLCVRSGNQLITSGHVSDQKGILGKDVTIEQGYEAAKNCAAKILRSVYNTHGTLDGLRVIKVLGCVYSAPDFTDQHLVINGCSDLLHEIFGKDGDGYHARSALGFSALPTGVAVEVEAVFEVKN, encoded by the coding sequence TTGAGTGCTGATCAGAAGGCAAAAGAATTGGGAATTTCTCTGGAAGCTCAGGAACCGGGCTACCTGAACCTGTGCGTCCGCAGCGGCAACCAGCTAATCACGTCCGGCCACGTTAGCGATCAGAAAGGCATTCTGGGCAAAGACGTGACTATCGAGCAGGGCTACGAAGCCGCCAAGAACTGTGCCGCAAAGATTCTGCGATCCGTCTACAACACACACGGAACGCTGGACGGGCTGCGAGTCATCAAGGTCCTCGGCTGCGTTTATTCAGCTCCGGATTTCACCGACCAGCACCTGGTGATTAACGGCTGTTCCGATCTGCTGCACGAAATCTTCGGCAAAGACGGCGACGGCTACCACGCACGCAGCGCACTCGGCTTTTCGGCGTTGCCAACCGGCGTGGCTGTTGAAGTGGAAGCAGTGTTTGAGGTGAAGAACTAA
- a CDS encoding PQQ-binding-like beta-propeller repeat protein, which produces MNRAISNLISLAVILASAAAQSADWPQFLGPNRNGISSETNLIDAFPDTGPKILWRSSLGVGMANVAVVNGKVFTLYQDDSSQYAVALDEETGDQVWRTSVAPKYNNGQGNGPRATPTVHDGTVFVFSGEGVLAALSAASGDQLWSVDTVSSLKAKPADYGMASSPLIAGDAVIVQVGSKQGAVAAYNRNDGKLIWTAGSGAAGYSSPVVLTLAGKQQVVAFVGASVLGIDPDSGDLLWSYDYETEYACNTASPVQLDKSSLLISAGENHGSTILKIESAADGFTAASAWSSLGNSSVLRAEWQTPILHDGHLFAMDNIGSAGPITNLVCVRIADGEQVWMKPRFGKSNLTMADGKLFISTAKGELVLVKATPSGFEEVSRAEVLQKMTRQAPVIANGRLYLRDDREVVCLDVRKR; this is translated from the coding sequence TTGAATCGAGCAATATCCAACCTGATCTCGCTTGCCGTCATCCTGGCGTCCGCTGCAGCGCAGTCTGCCGACTGGCCTCAATTTCTGGGACCAAACCGCAACGGCATTTCTTCCGAAACTAACCTGATCGACGCGTTTCCGGACACCGGCCCCAAAATCCTGTGGCGTAGCTCACTCGGCGTGGGCATGGCCAACGTGGCGGTGGTCAACGGAAAAGTCTTCACACTGTACCAGGACGACAGCAGTCAGTATGCCGTCGCTCTTGACGAAGAAACTGGCGATCAAGTCTGGCGCACTTCGGTAGCTCCCAAATACAACAACGGCCAGGGAAATGGTCCGCGAGCGACCCCAACCGTTCACGATGGCACGGTCTTTGTCTTTTCAGGCGAAGGCGTTCTAGCGGCGCTAAGTGCGGCCTCGGGCGATCAACTGTGGTCAGTCGACACCGTGAGCAGTCTGAAAGCGAAGCCCGCCGACTACGGTATGGCATCGTCGCCTCTGATTGCCGGCGATGCGGTGATTGTACAGGTCGGCTCAAAACAGGGAGCCGTGGCCGCCTACAACCGGAACGACGGAAAGTTGATCTGGACGGCAGGCAGCGGCGCGGCGGGATACTCTTCGCCCGTTGTATTGACGCTGGCTGGCAAACAGCAGGTTGTCGCCTTTGTGGGAGCGTCCGTATTGGGGATCGATCCGGATTCCGGCGATCTCCTGTGGAGTTACGATTACGAAACAGAATACGCCTGCAACACGGCCAGCCCCGTTCAACTGGATAAATCGTCGTTGTTGATTTCTGCTGGTGAAAATCACGGCAGCACGATTCTGAAAATTGAATCAGCAGCAGACGGCTTTACGGCCGCCTCCGCCTGGTCGTCACTTGGCAACAGCAGCGTGTTGCGAGCCGAATGGCAGACCCCGATCTTGCACGACGGTCACCTGTTCGCGATGGACAACATCGGCAGCGCGGGACCGATTACCAATCTTGTTTGCGTGCGAATTGCCGACGGCGAACAGGTCTGGATGAAACCTCGCTTCGGCAAGTCGAACCTGACGATGGCTGACGGCAAGCTGTTTATCAGCACAGCAAAGGGCGAGCTGGTTTTGGTGAAAGCAACCCCGTCCGGCTTCGAAGAGGTCTCGCGTGCGGAAGTGTTGCAGAAGATGACTCGCCAGGCACCAGTCATCGCGAATGGTCGCCTGTACCTGCGAGATGACCGCGAAGTAGTATGTCTCGATGTGCGGAAGCGATAG
- a CDS encoding GNAT family N-acetyltransferase, whose protein sequence is MPMPETPFRKWTLELREPQSLAASDAGAIIRWLPEISVAEYLRLYTGVGEPWKWVDRRLMPPTELATLLAESNRHVATLTTSDGTEVGFTELCRHSSDDCEIAYFGLLPQFTGKGLGRKFFQKVVRKAQSLTDANSRVWLTTCEWDSPAALPFYQRSGFQIVSEEWHVRCAPLDESL, encoded by the coding sequence ATGCCCATGCCTGAAACGCCGTTTCGAAAATGGACGCTCGAACTTCGCGAGCCGCAATCGTTGGCAGCCAGCGACGCTGGAGCAATAATCCGCTGGCTTCCCGAGATATCCGTCGCAGAATACCTCCGGCTGTATACAGGGGTCGGCGAGCCGTGGAAGTGGGTCGATCGTCGCCTTATGCCGCCGACCGAACTCGCGACATTGCTCGCAGAAAGCAATCGCCACGTTGCAACCCTGACCACCTCGGACGGCACTGAAGTTGGTTTCACGGAACTCTGTCGACACTCGAGCGACGACTGCGAAATCGCATATTTTGGATTGTTGCCGCAATTCACCGGCAAGGGACTTGGCCGCAAATTCTTTCAAAAAGTCGTCCGCAAGGCTCAGTCCCTGACAGACGCCAACAGCCGCGTCTGGCTAACCACCTGCGAATGGGACAGCCCGGCCGCTTTGCCGTTTTACCAACGGTCGGGGTTCCAGATAGTGAGCGAAGAGTGGCACGTCCGATGTGCTCCGCTCGACGAGTCGCTTTGA